Sequence from the Natronomonas marina genome:
CGCCGTTTCGGACCCGCGCGAGGTCGCCGGCGGTCCGGACCAGTTGCTCGACGTGGTCGGGGTTCCCAACCGCGACGACGACCTCCGGGTCCGTGTCCATCGTGTATCCTTCCCAATGTCGGTACTAACGGCTGTCGGTACTTCAACCCCCCTCCGGTGCGAGGCCCCAACTAGATGATTAATCGTGACGAGTACCGTCTGTCGTGAGCCACAGTAACACACACCACGGGTGGTCGTCGTGAGCGCCGACGACGGCCGCAACCGGCCGCGCCTGCTGGCGATGGACACGGGCGGCACGATGACGGACACCTTCGTCGTCGACGACGAGGCGAACTACACGGTCGGGAAGGCACAGACGACGCCGGACGACGAGTCCGTCTGTACGACGAACTCCTTCGGCGACGCCCTCGAGAACTGGGGGGTCGCCCCCGGCGTCGGCGCCGGCGACCTGGAGGGCATCGTCTACTCCGGGACCGCGATGTTGAACCGCCTGCTGGAGCGGGAGGGCACCGGCGACATCGGCGTCATCACCAACGGCGGCATGGAGGACCAGTTGCGGTTCGGCCGTGGCATCCAGTCGTGGGCCGACCGCTCCTACGCCGGCCGTCTGCACGCCCGCGAGCACGAACACCCCGAGCCACTGGTCCCCCGCGAGAACATCCGCGGCGTCCGCGGCCGGATGAACATGGCCGGCCTGCCGACGCTGCCGCTCTACGAGGAGGAGGCCTACGAGGCGGTCCACGACCTGCTGGACCGCGGCGTCCGGGTCATCTGCGTCTGTCTCGTGTACTCGTATCTCAATGACAACCACGAGCAGAAGGTACGGGAAATCGCCGAGGAGGTGATGGCCGAGCGCGGCGAGGAGGTCCCGGTGTGGCTCTCCTCCGAACAGAAGCCCATCCGCGGGGAGGTGCCGCGGATGAACACGCTGGTCATCGAGGCCTACGCCGCGGAGCCGTCCCGCGACCAGCTCTACCGCGTCGACGAGGGCTTCAGCGACCTCGGCTCGGAGGCGCCCGTCCGCGTGCTCACCTCCTCGGGCGGCACCGTCGCCCCCGAGCACGACTGGCTGGCCGACACGATGCTGTCCGGTCCCATCGGCGGCATCTTCGGCGGCGAGTACGTCGCCGACGAACTCGGCATCGACAACCTCGTCTGCTCGGACGTCGGCGGCACCTCCTTCGACGTCGGGCTCATCACCGAGGGCCACTACCCGACCCGGTGGGACCAGAGCCTCGCGCAGTTCATGGTCTCCATCCCGATGACCGCGATGGACACCATCGGCTCGGGGACGGGGTCGTACGTCCGCGTCGACCGCACCTCCGAGCGTATCGAGGTCGGGCCGGACTCGGCGGGCTACGAGGTCGGCTACTCGAACCGGGACGCCGACGTCGACACCGTCACCGTCACCGACTGCACGCTGGCGCTCGGCTACCTCAACCCCGACTCGTTCCTCGGCGGCGACATCCCCGTCGACCGCGACGTCGCCGTCGAGGGCATCCGCGAGCAGGTCGCCGAACCGCTCGGCGAGGACGTCCACGAGACCGCCCGCGGCGTGCTGGACATCGTCGAGCGGGACATGTCCAACGAACTCCGGGGGCTCATCCTCGGCCTGGGCTACTCGCCGGAGAACTACACGCTGATGAGCTACGGCGGCGGCGGCCCGCTGCACGCCGCCGGCTACAGCCGCGGCCTGGACTTCCAGGACGTCCTCATCCCGCAGTGGGCCGCCGCGTTCTCGGCGTTCGGCTGTGCGTGTGCCGATTCGGCCTACCGGTACGACCAGTCGGTCGACGAGATACTCCAGCCGGACTTCTCGAACGCCGGGATGGTCGCCCACTCGCTGAACGACACCCTCGAGACGCTCCGGGAGCGGGCGGAAGCGGCCTTCGACCGCGACGGCGTCGACCCCGGGACCGTCGAGTTCCGGCCGTCGCTCCGCATCCAGTACCTCGGCATGCTGGACGACCTCGAGGTCGACATCGGCGAGGTGTGGGACGACGAGGAGGGCATCGACGCCGAGGACGTCGAGACCATCATCGACCGCTACGAGGAGAAGTTCGACCAGGTGTTCCAGCGCGCCGCCAAGTCCCCGGAGAACGGCTACCAGTTGACGATGGCCATCGGCGTCGGCGTCGCGCCCTCGCCGAAGCCGACCATCCCCGAGGAGGAACTGCAGGGCGAGACGCCGCCCGACGAGGCCCACAAGGGCACCCGCGACATCTACTGGGACGACGACTGGCACGAGGCGGACCTCTGGGAGATGCGGTCGATTCTGCCGGGCAACCGCATCGACGGTCCCGCCGTCGTGGAGGCGCCGGCGACGACCATCCTCGTCCCGCCCGGCTACGAGGCACCGCTCGACGAGAACCGCATCTACCACCTCCAGGAGAAAGCATGAGCATCGAGAACACGAAGGTCGGCGAGGAGAAACTCGCCGTCACGGAGAAGCTGACGAACGGCGGCGAAATCGGCTGGAACGGCCAGACGCTCCAGTCGATGCTCGAAGACACCGAACGACTCACCGAGGAGACGGGCCACTACCGCGGGCTCGAATCGCTCGAGTTGAAGGAGGAGGACCGCTTCGAGTACGAGCGGCTCTACTCGCGGCTCCGCGGCGCCTTAGTGTCGGCCCGCGAGACCGCACTGCACGTCTCGGCGTCGCCGATCGTCCGGGAGATCGGCGAACTGTGCTTCCAGATCTACACGCCGGAGGGCGACTCCATCGCCGTCTCGACCGGCATCATCGTCCACGTCCACACCGGCTCGCTGGCCATCAAGTGGATGATAGAGCAGGACTACGAGCACGACCGCGGCATCGAACCGGGCGACGTGTTCTGCAACAACGACAACGACCTCGGCAACGTCCACACGACGGACGTCCACACCATCGTCCCCATCTTCCACGACGGCGAACTGGTGGCGTGGGCCGACGGCGTCACCCACGAGGCCGACATCGGCGGCGCCTCGCAGGGCCACACGAGCATCGTCCACACCTCCCGGTTCGAGGACGGCATCTACGCCACCTGCGAGAAGATCGGCGAGAACGACGAACTGTACCAGGACTGGAAGGTCCGCGGCGAGCGGTCGACGCGGACGCCGATGTACTGGGACTTAGACGAGAAGTGCCGGCTCGCCGGCTGTCACATGATCCGGGAGGCGGTCCACGAGATCATCGACGACGTCGGCGCCGAGATGTTCAAACAGTTCACCCGCGAGGCCGTCGAGGAGGGCCGCCGGACGATGGAATCGCGCGTCCAGGAGCGGCTCTTCCCCGGCACCTACCGGAGCACGTCCTTCGCCGCGCTGCCGCTGGAGGAGGAGGGGTGGAAGCCCGAACAGCAGACGGACACGATGCACCACCTCCCGGTGGAGATGGACATCAACGCCGACGGGACGATGAGCCTGGACATGGAGGGGACCTCCTCGCAGGGCGACCACTCGTTCAACGCCGCCGAGGGGTCGATGACCGGCGGGCTGTGGGTGTCGCTGACGCAGTGTCTGCTCCACGACGGGAAGGTCAACGACGGCTCCCACTACGCGCTCGACACCCACTTCCCGGAGGGCAGTCTCACGAACCCCGACGACCCGCAGTTGTCCTTCCACGCGCCATGGGGGACCATCATGCCGGCGTTCCAGTCGGTCTGGGAGAACGTCTCGCAGGCCTTCTTCGCCCGCGGCTTCCGCGAGGAGGTGGTCACCGGCTACTCCGAAACGTCGGATTCGGTGCAGGGCGGCGGGACGCTGATGGAGTCGATGGCCCAGATGATACCCGACGAGGTCGGCGACTACTTCCCCGTCTCGCCGTTCGACCTCTCCTGTCAGGGCCTCGGTGCCTCGGCGGTCCGGGACGGCCTCGACTACGGCTACGCGATGTGGAACCCCGAATCGGACATGGGCGACATCGAGGAGTGGGAGCTCACTCAGTGGGGCACCCAGTACCTCTCCCGGCAGATAAAGACCGACTCGGCCGGCCACGGGAAGTATCGCGGCGGCTCCGGCTGGGAGGGCGTCCTCACCGTGATGGGCGCCGAGGACTGCACGCTGTACAAGGCGGCCCAGCCGGACGTCACCTTCTCGAAGGCCGGTATGTCCGGCGGTTATCCCGGCTCGACGAAGTACGCGGTTCGCGCCCACGACACCGACCTGGCCGACCGGGCCCGCGAGGGCGAACCGTACCCGACCGGCGACACGCCGCCCGGCAGTTTCGAGGAGCACATCGAGGGCGACGTCACCCGGACCCACCGTGGCAACTACTTCCCCAAGGAGTACGACAACCACGACCTCATGCACTTCCAGATGGGCGGCGGTCCCGGCTGGGGCGACCCACTGGAGCGCCCGCTGGCGAAGGTGGTCGCCGACGTCGAGGAGGAGATCTACTCGCCCGGCACCGTCGAGTCGGTGTACGGCGTCGTCGGCGAGTTCGACGAGAAGAACCGCGAGTTCGAACTCGACGAGGCGGCCACCGACGAGGCCCGCGAGGAGATACGCGAGCGCCGCCGCGAGGAGAGCCGCACCTTCGAGGAGTTCTACGAGGACGAACGCGAGCGCGTGAAGGACGGCGACGTCGCCCACCAGGTCGCCGAGATGTACGTCGACGCCTTCGACATCTCGGAGGCGTTCGAGACCGAGTTCCACGAATTCTGGGACCTCGACGGGAGTGGGTTCTGATGGCGAGCGAGACCGACGAACGGCAGGTCGCAAAGCTCATCGAGGGCGAACTCGGCTGGGAGGAGTTGCGGAACGACGTCCTCCCGGACCCGAAGGACGACCAGCGTTTCGAGGTGACCCGGCGGCTGCTCGAGGAGCGCGTCGACTGGGACAACCCGATTCTCGTGCCGCTCAACGACCATCTCTACGCCGTCGGCGCCGAGCAGGGCCGCATCGTCAAGTGCGACTGCGGCCACGAGTTCTGCTCGCTGGAGGAGAACTGGAAGCACCACGCCCGCGTCCGCGTCCGCGAGGACGAAGAGGAGCACCGCGAAATCTACCCGCAGTACCAGACGCCGCACCCCGACTGGGACTTCCAGTTGCGGGAGTGGTTCTGTCCGGGCTGTTTCGCGCAACTGGACGTCGACGCGGTTCCGGCCGGCTACCCCGTCCGGCAGGGGTTCGAACCGGACGTCGACACCTTCTACGAGGAGTGGCTGGGCGAACCGGCGCCGGACCGGCGGTAGCGGTCCAGAGACCGGTCGCCCGCGACGACCTCACCGCCAGTCGGTGACGTTCTCGCTGACGACCCGACACTCCTCCTCGGTCGCGCGAATCTCGTTGACCCCGCAGTTGGCCATGTGGTGGCTGCCGAGCGCCTCCTGCAGGGCCATCCCCTTGACGTAGCCCAGCAGGACGTGCAGCGGGCCGCCGTGGGTGACGACCAGCACCGTCTCCCCGGGGTGGCGGTCGACGAGGCGGTTGAACGCCGCGGTCACGCGGTCGGCCATGTCGCGCAGGGACTCGCCGCCCTCCGGGATGGCGAGGGCGGCCTCGTAGGCGGTCTGGCCGAGACCGAACTCCGGGAACCGGTCCTCGACGTCCTCGTAGGTCAGCCCCTGGTAGACGCCCATGTCCCGTTCGCGCCAGGCGGGGTCGTACTCGACGGGCGCGTCGTCGAGGGCCTCGCCGATGCGGTCGGCGGTCGCCCGGGTCCGCCGGAGGTCCGAGGCGAAGACGCGGTCGACGTCGTAGGCGTCGGCCAGCCACCCGCCGGCGGCGCTGGCCTGCTCGCGCCCGGTGTCGTTCAGGTCGGTCGGTGCCCACCCCTGCATCCGCCCGTTGCGGTTCCAGTGGGTCTCGCCGTGGCGGACGGCGACGACGCGTGTCATGTCATCGGCGGCGCTACGCCGCCCCCCGGTATGAGTGTTCCCTCCGGGACCCGGCCGTGCCGGAAGGGGTGCGTTTTTACTCCGGGCGACCGCGCCTCCGGACGTGGCAACCCCCTCCGGAGTCGAGGAGTTCGTCCCCGAGTTCGCCGAGGCGTTCCCCTTCGAGTCGTTCAACCGGATGCAGCGGGCGGCGCTGCCGGCGGTGCTGGACTCCGAGGAGAACGTCGTCGTGAGCGCGCCGACCGCCAGCGGCAAGACCGCGCTGGCGGAACTGGCCATCTGCCGGACGCTCCGGCAGGGCGGCACCGCCCTCTTCCTGGCGCCGTTGCGGGCGCTCACCAACGAGAAGGAAGACGAGTGGGAACGGTTCGAGGCGCTGGGCTACTCGGTGTACGTCGTCACCGGCGAGCGAGACCTCAACCCGCGGCGGGCCGAGCGGGCCGACATCCTCGTGATGACGCCGGAGAAGGCCGATTCGGCGACCCGCAAGCACGACTCGCCGCGGTACTCGTTCGTGACCGACGTGGACTGCTGTGTCATCGACGAGGTTCACCTGCTCGATTCGGACCGCCGCGGCGCGGTGCTGGAGGTGACCGTCTCGCGGCTCCGGCGGCTGTGTGACCCCCGCGTCGTCGCGCTGTCGGCGACGATGTCCAACGTCGGCGACGTCGCCGAGTGGCTGGACGCGCCCGACGACTGCACCTTCGAGTTCGGCGACGACTACCGGCCGGTCCCGCTGCACGCCGGCGTCGAGACGTACGCCCACGGCGACAACGCCTTCGCCGACAAGTACCGGCGGCTCTACCGCGCGCTGGACCTGGCGGAACCGCACGTCGACGACGGCGGGCAGGCGCTGGTGTTCGTCGCCTCCAGGCAGGACACCGTCCGGGCCGCCGAGAAGGCCCGCGACGAGCTCGCCGAGCGCGACATCGAGGTCGGCGCCCGCGGCGACTACGACTTCCACACCGACGCCGAGGAACTGAGCAACGACACGCTCCGGCAGTCGGTCATCGACGGCGTCGGCTTCCACCACGCCGGTCTCTCGAAGGCCGACAAGGACCGCGTCGAGGAGTGGTTCCGCGAGGGCAAGATACAGTTGCTCTTCTCGACGTCGACGCTGGCGTGGGGCGTCAACCTCCCCGCCCGGTGTGTCGTCATCCGGGACACGAAACTGCACGACCCCCTCGAGGGCGAGGTGGACATGAGCCCGCTGGACATCCTCCAGATGCTCGGCCGTGCGGGCCGGCCGGGCTACGACGACGCGGGCTACGCCTACGTCGTCTGTGACGGATCGGACGCCGAGAAGTACCGCGAACTCCTGGCGGACGGCAAGCCCATCGAGTCGCGTCTGGCCGGGGAACTGGCGACGCACCTCAACGCCGAGATCGCGCTGGGCGTCGTCGACGACATCGAGGACGTCATGGAGTGGCTGGAGACGACGTTCTACTACGCCCGCGCACAGAGCGCGCCGGAGGCGTACGACGCCGGCGACTCCCTGCGCGAGCGGGTGTCGGCGACGCTGGAGCGACTCGTCGAGGACGGCTTCGTCGAGCAGTCGGGACTGGCAATCGACCCGACGCCGCTGGGCCGACTCGCCTCCCAGTACTACCTGCGCCTGGAGACGGCGGCGGCGTTTCACGGCCTCTGCGAGCGGGCCGGCGGCGACGAGGCAGGCGACGGCGAGACCATCGACGAGGCGGCCGTCCTGCGGACCGTCGCGGAGGCCGCGGAGTTCGACAGCGTCTCGGCCCGCCGCGACGAACGGGAGGCCTTCGGTGCGGTGCTGGGCGGCGAGGGCGACGACCTCGACCCGGGCAACCGGAAGGTACTGGCCATCCTCCGGGCCGGGATGTCGGGGACGACGCCCGCCGAGTTGCAGAGCGACGCCTGGGTCATCCGGCAGAACGCCCTCCGGATGCTCGCGGCGCTGCGGGCCTTCTGCGAGCGGTTCGCCGCGCCGCGGGACGCCAGCCTCGTCCGGCGCATCGAGGCCCGCGTCGAGCACGGCATCAGCGCCGACGCGGTCGGTCTCACCGCCATCGACGGCGTCGGCTCCGGCCGGGCGAGCAAACTCGCGAGCGACGGGCTGGCCACGCCGGGCGACGTCCGGACGGCGGGCGTCGAGGGACTCGTTTCGGCCGGTCTCTCGGAGGGTCTCGCCGAGCGCGTCCTCGAGGGGGCCGAGGCGCTACCCGACCTCTCCTTCGAGTGGAACGGCGTCCCCGAGAGCATCGGTCGCGGCGAGAACGCGATGGCCGAGGTGACCGTCGACAACGCCGGCGACGGCGAACCGGCCGGAATCCGGGTGACGGTCAACGGCGTCGAGATGTCCGCGGAGACGCGGTACCTCGGGACGACGACGGTCCCGGTCGGCGTCTTCGGCGGCGACGCCGAGGAACTGACCTACGAGGTCGAGGTGGCCTTCCCGGAGTTGCCGCTCGCGCCGGTCACCGACAGCCGCACCGTTCGGGTGGAGTGACCGCCCCCCACGCGACTTCGACCGCGGCCGGCACCGACCCGACCGCCGGCTGAATCGGGCGTCGTCGCCGACTTGCCGAACGGACCGAAAGTATGAGGTCTCTCGCAACCGAAACCGGAACCGAGTGAGCACCGCCGACGCGGATGTCTCGACCCTGTACGTGGTCCGTAGCGAGGTCGACGCCGACTGCGAGTACCACTGCGACGCGGTGGCAGCACAGTTTCCGGACGCCGAGGAGGTGGATTTCGTCGCGGGCGAACGGGTCCCCCTCGACGACGCGGACGGCGTCGTCCTGACCGGCAGCACGGCCGCCGTCTACGAGTCCGAACGCCGCCCCTGGATCGCCGAGCAGGAGACTCTCGTCCGCGAACTCGTCGACCGGGCGATTCCGACGCTCGGGGTCTGTTTCGGCCATCAGGTGGCGAACTCGGCGCTCGGCGGCACCGTCGAGCACGTCGGGACGACGGCGACGCTCGTCGAGGCGACGCTCGCCGACGACCCGCTGTTCGAGGGGGTGGACCCGGTCGTCGTCTCGCTGCACGGCGACGCCGTGACCGACCCCGGGCGGAACATGGAGGTCATCGCGTCGGCCGACCACGCCCGGGTGTTCGGCACCCGCCACCGGACGGCACCGCTGTGGACCGTCCAGTTCCACCCGGAGATTACCGCCGAACACCGAACTCGCCTCGTTGAGGACTTCGGCTGGGAACCCGGGGGGAACTCCTTCGAGGCGGTCACCGCGGGACGAATCTTCGAGAACTTCGAGGCGCTGGTCGGCGAGGCGCGGACGTAATCGCGTCGCGGCCGTGGCCGCTCGATTCGGGCGTGGCCTCTGCCGACCGACCCACACCGCCGTGCGACCAATCACTGTTATCACGTTCGGCGACGGAACGGCGCCCATGGGCAAGGAGACCGTCCACACCGACGACGCACCGCCCGCCGCCGCGGACTACAGTCAGGCGACCGTCACCGACGACCTGGTCTTCACCGCCGGCCAGGTCGCGCTGACGCCGGAGGGCGACTCGCTGGCCGACGAACCCGTCGACGTCCAGGCCGAGCAGGTGCTTTCGAACCTCGAGGCGGTACTGGACGCCGCGGATTCGAGCCTCGAAGACGCGCTCAAGACGACGGTCTATCTGGCCGACATCGACGACTACGGCACGGTCAACGAGGTGTACGGCGAGTACTTCGAGTCGGACCCGCCGGCACGCTCGGCCGTCGAGGTGGGCGACCTGCCGCTCGGGATGGCCGTCGAGATAGAGGCGGTCGCCGTCCGGGAGTGACGCCGCGCCGGAAGGCGGCCGTGCTCTGGGGTGCCGTCGGCGCTCTCGTGTTCCTCGTGGCCCACCAGGCGTACCTGCTCGCGGACGGTGCCTTCCTCGGAGTCGGGCCGGTCGCTGGCGTCGCCGTCGCCGTCTTCGGCACCACGGCCGCCACGGCGTACTACCTCGAGGGGCGGCTGGCGGGTCCCCGTCCGGAAGGCGACGGCGAGGAGCGGGAGTGAGGGCGACGAAATCCCACCGAACCCCTCGCCCGAGAACGAAAGCCCTTATGCGCCGGATGATTCAGAGTAGAGTGCGGGCCAGGATGGCCGAACGGCAAGGCGCACGCCTGGAAAGCGTGTTCCCTTCCGGGATTCTGGGTTCAAATCCCAGTCCTGGCGTGCGAGGCGCCGAAGGAAGTGAGGCGCCTCGGTATTGTGAACGGCGAGCGTAGCGAGCCGTGGACTGCGGGCGCGACCGCAGGGAGGGCCTCGGTATTGTGAACGGCGAGCGTAGCGAGCCGTGAACTCCCTCTGTGGCGAGTCCGTTCCGCGAGCGCCCCCGAACGGCGCGAACCGTCTAGATAATAAACCCCCGACAGATGACACGGCAGTTCGTCCGCCTGAGAAATGAGTCAATCTTTGTCACACGCCTGTATTCCCCTGGTTTTCACCTCGAACTGGCGAGCTCGTCCGGTGGGCGAGGGTCGTGCGAATCAGGCAATTTTATATAGAACCGTGGACAATCCTTCGGACGAACATGAGTCAACAGCAGCGAATGGGAGGTCAGCCGATGATCATCCTCGGCGAGGACTCCCAGCGGATGAAGGACCGCGACGCACAGTCGCACAACATCGCGGCGGCGCAGGCGGTCGCGGAGTCGGTACGCTCGACGCTCGGGCCGAAAGGCATGGACAAGATGCTCGTCTCCTCGATGGGCGACGTCACCGTCACGAACGACGGCGTCACCATCCTCCAGGAGATGGACATCGACAACCCGACGGCCTCGATGATCGTCGAGGTCGCCGAGACACAGGAGGACGAGGCGGGCGACGGCACCACCACCGCCGTCTCCATCGCCGGCGAACTCCTGAAGAACGCCGAGGACCTCCTGGAGCAGGACATCCACCCGACGGCCATCATCAAGGGCTTCCACCTGGCCTCCGAGCAGGCCCGCGCCGAGATCGACAACGTCGCCCACGAGGTCGACCCCGAGGACACCGAACTCATCAAGAACGTCGCCGAGACGTCGATGACGGGCAAGGGCGCCGAACTCGAGAAGGACGTCCTCGCCCAGCTGGTCGTCGACGCGGTCCAGGCGGTCACCGTCGAGGCCGACGACGGCGAGACGGTCGTCGACCTCGAGTACATCAACGTCGAGACCCAGACCGGCAGCTCCGCGGGCGACTCCGAACTGCTCGAGGGCGCCGTCATCGACAAGGACCCGGCCCACGCCGACATGCCGACGGCCTTCGACGACGCGAAGGTGCTCCTCATCAACGAGCCCATCGAGGTCGAGGACACCGACGCCGACGCCAGCCTCCAGCTGGACAGCCCCGACCAGCTCCAGGACTTCCTCGACAAGGAAGAAGAGCAGCTCCGCGAGAAGGTCGAGGCCATCGCCGAGTCCGGCGCCGACGTCGTCTTCTGTCAGAAGGGCATCGACGACCTCGCCGAGCACTTCCTCGCCCAGGAGGGCATCCTGGCGGCCTCCCGGGTCAAGAAGAGCGACCTCGGCTTCCTCCGGGAGGTCGTCGGCGGCAACGTCGTCTCCGATCTGGACTCCCTTTCGGCCGACGACCTCGGCAGCGCCGACGTCAGCTACGACGAGAGCGAGGAGCTGTTCTACGTCGAGGGCACCGGCGACGAGGCCCACGGCGTGACGCTGCTGCTCCGCGGTTCGACCGAGCACGTCGTCGACGAACTCGAGCGCGGCATCGGTGACGCCCTCGACGTCGTCGCACAGACCGTCTCCGACGGTCGCGTGCTGGCCGGCGGCGGCGCCGTCGAGGTCGAGGTCGCCCGCCGCGTCCGCGACTACGCCGACTCCGTCTCCGGCCGCGAGCAGCTGGCCGTCGAGGCGTTCGCCGACGCGCTGGAACTCGTCCCGCGCGTGCTCGCCGAGAACGCCGGGCT
This genomic interval carries:
- a CDS encoding hydantoinase/oxoprolinase family protein — its product is MSADDGRNRPRLLAMDTGGTMTDTFVVDDEANYTVGKAQTTPDDESVCTTNSFGDALENWGVAPGVGAGDLEGIVYSGTAMLNRLLEREGTGDIGVITNGGMEDQLRFGRGIQSWADRSYAGRLHAREHEHPEPLVPRENIRGVRGRMNMAGLPTLPLYEEEAYEAVHDLLDRGVRVICVCLVYSYLNDNHEQKVREIAEEVMAERGEEVPVWLSSEQKPIRGEVPRMNTLVIEAYAAEPSRDQLYRVDEGFSDLGSEAPVRVLTSSGGTVAPEHDWLADTMLSGPIGGIFGGEYVADELGIDNLVCSDVGGTSFDVGLITEGHYPTRWDQSLAQFMVSIPMTAMDTIGSGTGSYVRVDRTSERIEVGPDSAGYEVGYSNRDADVDTVTVTDCTLALGYLNPDSFLGGDIPVDRDVAVEGIREQVAEPLGEDVHETARGVLDIVERDMSNELRGLILGLGYSPENYTLMSYGGGGPLHAAGYSRGLDFQDVLIPQWAAAFSAFGCACADSAYRYDQSVDEILQPDFSNAGMVAHSLNDTLETLRERAEAAFDRDGVDPGTVEFRPSLRIQYLGMLDDLEVDIGEVWDDEEGIDAEDVETIIDRYEEKFDQVFQRAAKSPENGYQLTMAIGVGVAPSPKPTIPEEELQGETPPDEAHKGTRDIYWDDDWHEADLWEMRSILPGNRIDGPAVVEAPATTILVPPGYEAPLDENRIYHLQEKA
- a CDS encoding hydantoinase B/oxoprolinase family protein is translated as MSIENTKVGEEKLAVTEKLTNGGEIGWNGQTLQSMLEDTERLTEETGHYRGLESLELKEEDRFEYERLYSRLRGALVSARETALHVSASPIVREIGELCFQIYTPEGDSIAVSTGIIVHVHTGSLAIKWMIEQDYEHDRGIEPGDVFCNNDNDLGNVHTTDVHTIVPIFHDGELVAWADGVTHEADIGGASQGHTSIVHTSRFEDGIYATCEKIGENDELYQDWKVRGERSTRTPMYWDLDEKCRLAGCHMIREAVHEIIDDVGAEMFKQFTREAVEEGRRTMESRVQERLFPGTYRSTSFAALPLEEEGWKPEQQTDTMHHLPVEMDINADGTMSLDMEGTSSQGDHSFNAAEGSMTGGLWVSLTQCLLHDGKVNDGSHYALDTHFPEGSLTNPDDPQLSFHAPWGTIMPAFQSVWENVSQAFFARGFREEVVTGYSETSDSVQGGGTLMESMAQMIPDEVGDYFPVSPFDLSCQGLGASAVRDGLDYGYAMWNPESDMGDIEEWELTQWGTQYLSRQIKTDSAGHGKYRGGSGWEGVLTVMGAEDCTLYKAAQPDVTFSKAGMSGGYPGSTKYAVRAHDTDLADRAREGEPYPTGDTPPGSFEEHIEGDVTRTHRGNYFPKEYDNHDLMHFQMGGGPGWGDPLERPLAKVVADVEEEIYSPGTVESVYGVVGEFDEKNREFELDEAATDEAREEIRERRREESRTFEEFYEDERERVKDGDVAHQVAEMYVDAFDISEAFETEFHEFWDLDGSGF
- a CDS encoding acetone carboxylase subunit gamma yields the protein MASETDERQVAKLIEGELGWEELRNDVLPDPKDDQRFEVTRRLLEERVDWDNPILVPLNDHLYAVGAEQGRIVKCDCGHEFCSLEENWKHHARVRVREDEEEHREIYPQYQTPHPDWDFQLREWFCPGCFAQLDVDAVPAGYPVRQGFEPDVDTFYEEWLGEPAPDRR
- a CDS encoding histidine phosphatase family protein; amino-acid sequence: MTRVVAVRHGETHWNRNGRMQGWAPTDLNDTGREQASAAGGWLADAYDVDRVFASDLRRTRATADRIGEALDDAPVEYDPAWRERDMGVYQGLTYEDVEDRFPEFGLGQTAYEAALAIPEGGESLRDMADRVTAAFNRLVDRHPGETVLVVTHGGPLHVLLGYVKGMALQEALGSHHMANCGVNEIRATEEECRVVSENVTDWR
- a CDS encoding DEAD/DEAH box helicase, whose amino-acid sequence is MATPSGVEEFVPEFAEAFPFESFNRMQRAALPAVLDSEENVVVSAPTASGKTALAELAICRTLRQGGTALFLAPLRALTNEKEDEWERFEALGYSVYVVTGERDLNPRRAERADILVMTPEKADSATRKHDSPRYSFVTDVDCCVIDEVHLLDSDRRGAVLEVTVSRLRRLCDPRVVALSATMSNVGDVAEWLDAPDDCTFEFGDDYRPVPLHAGVETYAHGDNAFADKYRRLYRALDLAEPHVDDGGQALVFVASRQDTVRAAEKARDELAERDIEVGARGDYDFHTDAEELSNDTLRQSVIDGVGFHHAGLSKADKDRVEEWFREGKIQLLFSTSTLAWGVNLPARCVVIRDTKLHDPLEGEVDMSPLDILQMLGRAGRPGYDDAGYAYVVCDGSDAEKYRELLADGKPIESRLAGELATHLNAEIALGVVDDIEDVMEWLETTFYYARAQSAPEAYDAGDSLRERVSATLERLVEDGFVEQSGLAIDPTPLGRLASQYYLRLETAAAFHGLCERAGGDEAGDGETIDEAAVLRTVAEAAEFDSVSARRDEREAFGAVLGGEGDDLDPGNRKVLAILRAGMSGTTPAELQSDAWVIRQNALRMLAALRAFCERFAAPRDASLVRRIEARVEHGISADAVGLTAIDGVGSGRASKLASDGLATPGDVRTAGVEGLVSAGLSEGLAERVLEGAEALPDLSFEWNGVPESIGRGENAMAEVTVDNAGDGEPAGIRVTVNGVEMSAETRYLGTTTVPVGVFGGDAEELTYEVEVAFPELPLAPVTDSRTVRVE
- a CDS encoding type 1 glutamine amidotransferase, whose product is MSTADADVSTLYVVRSEVDADCEYHCDAVAAQFPDAEEVDFVAGERVPLDDADGVVLTGSTAAVYESERRPWIAEQETLVRELVDRAIPTLGVCFGHQVANSALGGTVEHVGTTATLVEATLADDPLFEGVDPVVVSLHGDAVTDPGRNMEVIASADHARVFGTRHRTAPLWTVQFHPEITAEHRTRLVEDFGWEPGGNSFEAVTAGRIFENFEALVGEART
- a CDS encoding Rid family detoxifying hydrolase gives rise to the protein MGKETVHTDDAPPAAADYSQATVTDDLVFTAGQVALTPEGDSLADEPVDVQAEQVLSNLEAVLDAADSSLEDALKTTVYLADIDDYGTVNEVYGEYFESDPPARSAVEVGDLPLGMAVEIEAVAVRE
- the thsB gene encoding thermosome subunit beta, which codes for MGGQPMIILGEDSQRMKDRDAQSHNIAAAQAVAESVRSTLGPKGMDKMLVSSMGDVTVTNDGVTILQEMDIDNPTASMIVEVAETQEDEAGDGTTTAVSIAGELLKNAEDLLEQDIHPTAIIKGFHLASEQARAEIDNVAHEVDPEDTELIKNVAETSMTGKGAELEKDVLAQLVVDAVQAVTVEADDGETVVDLEYINVETQTGSSAGDSELLEGAVIDKDPAHADMPTAFDDAKVLLINEPIEVEDTDADASLQLDSPDQLQDFLDKEEEQLREKVEAIAESGADVVFCQKGIDDLAEHFLAQEGILAASRVKKSDLGFLREVVGGNVVSDLDSLSADDLGSADVSYDESEELFYVEGTGDEAHGVTLLLRGSTEHVVDELERGIGDALDVVAQTVSDGRVLAGGGAVEVEVARRVRDYADSVSGREQLAVEAFADALELVPRVLAENAGLDSIDTLVDLRAAHEDGDETAGLDVFTGEVVDTYDAGVVESAHAKRQALSSATEAANLVLKIDDIIAAGDLSTEGEEPEGGAGGPGGAPGGMGGMGGGMGGMM